Part of the Pseudomonas sp. Leaf58 genome is shown below.
GACGGGCTGTTGTTCGAGCGGGCGCTGCAGGCAGTTGTCGAGGGCCTGCGGCTGTAGCGGCGGGCGGGTATTACAATCATTCACATGCAAACGCCGTTGGCCGCAGGGCATACTGGTGCCCTGTTCACGGCGTTTTCAGGATCTGCCTCATGCAATTGGACCGTGCCACCGGCTGGTTCCACGGAATCGGAATCACCCACTGCCCCTCGCCGAACTTCAATGCCCGCCCCGAAGGCGAATCGATTTCCCTGCTGGTGATCCACAACATCAGCCTGCCGCCGGCGTGCTTCGGCACTGGCAAGGTGCAGCAGTTTTTCCAGAATTGCCTGGACCCTGACGAACACCCGTACTTCGCCAGCATCAACCACCTGACGGTATCGGCGCACCTGTTCGTCGAGCGTGACGGTGCGGTGACCCAGTTCGTTTCGTTGCTTGACCGCGCCTGGCACGCGGGTGTGTCCTGCTTCGACGGGCGCGATGGCTGCAACGACTTTTCTATCGGGATCGAACTGGAAGGCACCGACGAGCTGCCCTATACCGATGCCCAGTACTCGGTGCTGGAGCAACTCACTCGGCACATCTGCAGGGCCTGGCCGGCCATCGATGTGGGCCGCATCCAAGGCCATAGCGACATTGCCCCGCAGCGCAAGACCGACCCCGGCCCGGCTTTCGACTGGCCGCGCTACCGCCAAGCGCTGCAGCACAACGAGGACAAGGCATGAGTTTTCTGGTGTTGTTGCTGGCGCTGTGGGTCGAGAAGTTCTCGGCGCTGCGCCACCAAGTGCAGCGCGATGGGTTTTTCCTGGGCGAACTGGTGCGCCTGGAGCGCAGTGGCAAGGTGCAGCCGTGGTGGACGCTGGCCATCCTGGTAATGGCACCGGTAGCGCTGCTGGTGTTGCTGCTGCATGTGCTGGACCCGGTGGCGTATGGCCTGCTGGCCTTGCCGGTGCACCTGCTGGTGCTGATTTATAGCCTGGGCCGCGGTGATGCCAAGGCTTCGCTGGGGCCGTTCCGTGATGCCTGGCGGCGGGGTGATGACCAGGCTGCGCTGCACGTGGCCGAGCGCGATCTGGGGCTGGTGGCTGACGATCCGCACAGCCTGCTGGTACGGGTGCAGGGCAACTTGCTATGGCAGGTGTACCAAGGCTTTTTCGCGGTGATCTTCTGGTACTTCATGCTAGGCCCAGGTGCAGCGCTGGCCTATCGCCTGCTGGCGCTGTGTGGCGAGCACAGCAAGCAACCGGCGTTGAAGGCCCGTGCCGAGCAGTTGCGGCACATCATGGACTGGCTGCCGGTGCGTGTACTGGCCTTGAGTTTTGCCCTTGTCGGCAACTTCCTCGCGGTCACTCGGGTGATGCTGCACGAGCTGCTCAACTGGCACATCAGCGCCGCGCACCTGGTGGCCAGGGTCGGGCGCATTGCCGATGACATTCCCGAGGAAGAAGACAGCCAGCGCGGGCTGGGGCGGCTGGACAGCCTGTGGGAGCTGCTGCTGCGCTGTGCGGTGCTGTGGTATGCCGGGTTTGCGTTGTGGACGGTGCTGGTCTGAACTGACGCGTTGGCTTCTTCGCGGGCTTGCCCGCGAAAGGCCCATACAGGCAACAGAGCGCTCAGTTACCAGCCAAACACCTGGCAAGCATTGCGGCTGCTGGCATCAGCCAGCGCCGTGACCTCCACCCCCATCACTTCCGCCAGCGCCCCGGCAATCTCTGGCAGATGTTCCGGGCTGTTCCTTACCCCTGGGTACATCACCGGTGCCATGTCCGGCGCGTCGGTCTCCAGCACCACGCTGTCCAGCGGTAGCCGCGCCAAGGTTTTGCGCAGCCGCAGCGCCTGCGGCCAGGTAGCCGCGCCGCCCAGCCCTAGCCGAAAGCCCAGCTTGATGTACTCGCGGGCTTCCTCGTAACTGCCAGCAAAGGCATGAATCACCCCTGCGCGCACCGGCTGGTAACGCTTGAGCGTGGCGATCACTTGGGCATGGCTGCGGCGCACGTGCAGCAGGGCGGGCAGTTGGAAGTCGCAGGCCATTTGCAGTTGCGCTTCAAACAGGTCCTGCTGGCGAGCTTTGTCCAGGTCTTCGAGGTAGTAGTCCAGGCCGAACTCGCCCACCGCGCACAGGCGTGGGTCGCCGTGCAGGCGCTCCAGCCACTCACGCAACTGCGCCAGGTGCTGCGGGCGATGCTGGTCGAGGTAGATCGGGTGCAGACCAAGCGCGGCAAACAGGCGCTGATCAGCGCAGGCCAAATCCCACACCCGCTGGAAATTCGCCTGGTACACCCCCAGCACCACCATCCGCGCCACCCCGCGCGCCGTCGCGTTGGCCAGCAGGCGCGGGCGGTCGGCGTCGAAGTCGGGGAAGTCGAGGTGGGTGTGGGTGTCGATCAGGCGCATGTTCAGGCCGCTGTGATGCGTTGCTTGAACGTTCGACCAACGGCGTGCACGCCAGGTTGGTAGCGTTGTTCTTCAATCGCGGCCAGCGCCAGTTCCAGGGCGGTGGCGGCAATCAAGCCATGTTGCTGGGCCATGGCATTGACCGGCAGCGGCAGGAAGTCGAGCAATTGGTTGTCACCGAAGGTGCCCAGTTGCAGCTGGCGCGCGTCGGCCGGGCATGCCTGCAAGGTGTCGAACACCCCTTGCAGCAGCACGTACGAGGTAGTCACCAGGGCATCCGGCAGGCCGCCCAAGTCGTCGATCAGCTGCTGCATCAGGTGCTGGCCGCATTCACGGCTGAACGCTTCGCCTTGGTAGCGGCGAACTTCGCCGGTATAGCCTTGCAGGGCTTCATCGAAGCCGCCGGCACGCGCCTGGCTGACCGACAACTCCGGGCGTGCGCCGATCAGGGCAATGCTGCGCGGGGCTGCGCTGAGCAGGCTGGCAGCCAGTTGGCGGCTGGCGTCGCGGTCGTCGCTGATCACCGAGCAGAAGTGCGCAGGGTCCAGACGACGGTCGATGGCGATCACCGGCAGGCCTTTGTCCTGCAGTTCGCGGTAGCTGTCATCTTCTGGCGGCAGGCAGCTGGCGACAAACAGCGCATCGCAACGGCGGGCGCGGAACAACTGCTGCAACTGGCGCTCGCTGTCGGGCTGGTCGTCGCTGCTGGCGATCAGCAACTGATAGCCGCGAGCGCGGGCGCCTTGCTCCAACTGTTTGGCGATACGGGCGTAGCTGGGGTTCTCCAGATCCGGGAGAATGAAGCCCAGGGTGCGGGTATGCCGGCTGCGCAGGCCAGCGGCCTGGGGGTTGGGCGTGAAGCCGTGGGCATCGACTACCGCGCGCACCCGCTCGACAGTGCTGTTGCTGATGCGCTGCTGTTCAGCCTTGCCATTGATGACGTAGCTGGCAGTGGTCACGGACACACCGGCCAGACGGGCGATATCGCTGAGTTTCACCGAATTTTCCTTATTATTACCGGGGCTGGCTGTGAGGCCGGACCGGGTAGTTTGACCCGATGGGGGCGCCACGCGCAGACGACCATTGTCGCAATTGTCCGACAGGATGGGGCTTTTTCCTCGGCAGATTATCGAGTAACGTGGCCGTCTGGTCAGGTTAAACGTTTCAGCTGCCGAATTTTCTGCCTCGGCTGCCACCCGTGCAAGGCTGTTGAACTGGCCGTTCATGTGAATTTCACAACAATACTCCAGTACCCAACCGGGAACTGCAAAAGGAGAAGGTCATGCTCGAGCTCGCCAAGGAGCAGATAGCCATGGGCCAGAAGGCCGCCGACAAGGCCGAGGCATTGGGCCTACTGGCCGACCGGCTGGTCGCTGACGGCTTGGTCGCCGAGGGGTACCTGCAAGGGCTGCAGGCCCGTGAGGCGCAAGGCTCTACCTTCCTTGGCCAGGGCATTGCCATCCCCCATGGCACGCCGCAGACCCGCGACCTGGTGTACGCCACCGGCGTGCGCCTGCTGCAGTTCCCGGAAGGCGTGGACTGGGGCGATGGGCAAATGGTCTACCTGGCCATCGGCATCGCCGCCCGCTCCGACGAGCACCTGCGCCTGCTGCAATTGCTAACCCGTGCCCTGGGCGAGACCGACCTGGCCGAAGCACTGCGCCGCGCGGGGTCCGCCGAGGCGTTGCTGAAGCTGTTGCAGGGCGCGCCACAAGAACTGGCGCTGGATGCGCAATTGGTCGGCTTGAACCTGCCAGCCGATGATTTCGACGAACTGGCCTGGCGCGGCGCGCGCCTGTTGCAGCGGGCCGACTGCGTCGACAGCGGGTTTGCTGCGCTGCTGCAGCAGGCCGAGCCGCTGCCGCTGGGCGAGGGCCTGTGGTGGCTGCACAGCGAGCGCCAGGTGCGCCAGCCCGGCCTGGCCTTCATTACCCCGCAGCAGCCGCTGCGTTACCGCGAGCAGCCGCTCAACGGCCTGTTCTGCCTGGCCAGCCTCGGGGCTGCCCACCAGGCCTTGCTCGAACGTTTGTGCGAAGTGTTGATCGAAGGCCGCGGGCAGATGCTCTACCAGGCCACCAGCAGCCGTGCGGTACTTGAAGTGCTAGGCGGTGAGGCACCGGTGGACTGGCCCAGCGCACGTATCGTGCTGGCCAACCCGCATGGCTTGCATGCCCGCCCGGCCAAGGTGCTGGCGCAACTGGCCAAAGGCTTCGAGGGGGAAATCCGTGTACGGCTGGTCGACAGTGCACAGCCGGCGGTGTCGGTAAAGAGCTTGAGCAAGCTGCTCAGCCTCGGCGCCCGCCGTGGCCAGGCGCTGGAACTGCTGGCCGAGCCTAGCATCGCCGCTGATGCCTTGCCGGTGCTGCTGGCCGCCATCGAACAAGGCCTGGGTGAAGACGTGGAGCCGCTGCCACAGGCTGCCGGGGCTGTGGCCGATACCGCGGCCGAAGTGCGGCAAGCCCCCGAGGCCGGTAGCCGCATCCAGGGTGTGGGCGCCTCCCCAGGTATTGCCAGCGGCCCGGCGCATGTGTGCGTCGAGCGTGAGTTCGACTACCCCCTGCGTGGCGAGTCCTGCGCCCAGGAGCGGCACAAGCTGCGTGCAGCCATGGCGACGGTGAATGGCGAGCTGCAGGCCTTGGTCCAGCGCAGCGACAAGGCCATTGGCGAAATCTTCGTCACCCACCAGGAAATGCTCGCCGACCCAGCCCTGAGCGACGATGTCGAACAGCGCTTGGTCCAAGGTGAAAGCGCTGCGGCGGCGTGGATGGTGGTGATCGAGGCGGCAGCCCGCCAGCAGGAGTCGCTGCACGACGCCTTGCTGGCCGAACGCGCCGCCGACCTGCGTGACATCGGCCGCCGGGTGCTGGCGCAGCTGTGTGGTGTGCAGGCGCAGGTAGAGCCCGAGCAACCTTATGTGTTGGTGATGACCGAAGTCGGCCCGTCCGATGTCGCCCGGCTGGACCCGAGCCGGGTTGCCGGTATCGTTACCGCGCAGGGCGGTGCCACCGCCCACAGCGCCATTGTCGCGCGTGCTCTGGGCATCCCGGCGGTAGTTGGCGCGGGCGCGGCGATTCTGTTGCTGGAGGCCGGTACGCCGTTGCTGCTCGATGGCCAGCGCGGGGTGGTCAGCGTGTCGCCGCCAGCAGATGAACTGCAACGGGCATTGGCCGAACGAGACCTGCGCGAGCAACGTTTACAGGCCGCCTGGGCCAATCGTTTCGAACCGGCGGTTACCCGCGATGGCCATGCTGTGGAAGTATTCGCCAACATTGGTGAGAGCAAGGGTATCGCCAAGGTGGTGGAGCAGGGCGCCGAAGGCGTCGGCCTGCTGCGCACCGAGCTGATTTTCATGGCCCACCCGCAAGCCCCGGACGTGGTCACCCAGGAAGCCGAGTACCGCCGTGTGCTCGATGGCCTCGATGGGCGCCCGCTGGTGGTACGCACCCTCGATGTGGGCGGCGACAAGCCGCTGCCGTATTGGCCAATCGCCGCCGAGGAAAACCCGTTTCTCGGCGTGCGCGGCATCCGCCTGACCCTGCAGCGTCCGCAGGTGATGGAGGACCAACTGCGCGCCTTGCTGCGCGCAGCTGACCAACGCCCGCTGCGCATCATGTTCCCAATGGTTGGCCAAGTGCACGAGTGGCGTGAGGCGCGTGCCATGGTCGAGCGTTTGCGCGCCGAGATCCCGGTAGCCGATTTGCAACTGGGCATCATGGTCGAAGTACCGTCGGCGGCCCTGCTGGCGCCACAACTGGCGCGTGAAGTGGACTTCTTCAGCATCGGTACCAACGACCTGACCCAGTACACCCTGGCCATCGACCGTGGCCACCCGAGCCTTTCGGCCCAGGCCGATGGCCTGCACCCGGCGGTGCTCAACCTGATCGACATGACCGTGCGCGC
Proteins encoded:
- the ampE gene encoding regulatory signaling modulator protein AmpE, which encodes MSFLVLLLALWVEKFSALRHQVQRDGFFLGELVRLERSGKVQPWWTLAILVMAPVALLVLLLHVLDPVAYGLLALPVHLLVLIYSLGRGDAKASLGPFRDAWRRGDDQAALHVAERDLGLVADDPHSLLVRVQGNLLWQVYQGFFAVIFWYFMLGPGAALAYRLLALCGEHSKQPALKARAEQLRHIMDWLPVRVLALSFALVGNFLAVTRVMLHELLNWHISAAHLVARVGRIADDIPEEEDSQRGLGRLDSLWELLLRCAVLWYAGFALWTVLV
- the ptsP gene encoding phosphoenolpyruvate--protein phosphotransferase, whose protein sequence is MLELAKEQIAMGQKAADKAEALGLLADRLVADGLVAEGYLQGLQAREAQGSTFLGQGIAIPHGTPQTRDLVYATGVRLLQFPEGVDWGDGQMVYLAIGIAARSDEHLRLLQLLTRALGETDLAEALRRAGSAEALLKLLQGAPQELALDAQLVGLNLPADDFDELAWRGARLLQRADCVDSGFAALLQQAEPLPLGEGLWWLHSERQVRQPGLAFITPQQPLRYREQPLNGLFCLASLGAAHQALLERLCEVLIEGRGQMLYQATSSRAVLEVLGGEAPVDWPSARIVLANPHGLHARPAKVLAQLAKGFEGEIRVRLVDSAQPAVSVKSLSKLLSLGARRGQALELLAEPSIAADALPVLLAAIEQGLGEDVEPLPQAAGAVADTAAEVRQAPEAGSRIQGVGASPGIASGPAHVCVEREFDYPLRGESCAQERHKLRAAMATVNGELQALVQRSDKAIGEIFVTHQEMLADPALSDDVEQRLVQGESAAAAWMVVIEAAARQQESLHDALLAERAADLRDIGRRVLAQLCGVQAQVEPEQPYVLVMTEVGPSDVARLDPSRVAGIVTAQGGATAHSAIVARALGIPAVVGAGAAILLLEAGTPLLLDGQRGVVSVSPPADELQRALAERDLREQRLQAAWANRFEPAVTRDGHAVEVFANIGESKGIAKVVEQGAEGVGLLRTELIFMAHPQAPDVVTQEAEYRRVLDGLDGRPLVVRTLDVGGDKPLPYWPIAAEENPFLGVRGIRLTLQRPQVMEDQLRALLRAADQRPLRIMFPMVGQVHEWREARAMVERLRAEIPVADLQLGIMVEVPSAALLAPQLAREVDFFSIGTNDLTQYTLAIDRGHPSLSAQADGLHPAVLNLIDMTVRAAHAHGKWVGVCGELAADPQAVAVLLGLDVDELSVAARSIAEVKALVRQADHQTARALAREALQQDSAAAVRALVERY
- the ampD gene encoding 1,6-anhydro-N-acetylmuramyl-L-alanine amidase AmpD, which produces MQLDRATGWFHGIGITHCPSPNFNARPEGESISLLVIHNISLPPACFGTGKVQQFFQNCLDPDEHPYFASINHLTVSAHLFVERDGAVTQFVSLLDRAWHAGVSCFDGRDGCNDFSIGIELEGTDELPYTDAQYSVLEQLTRHICRAWPAIDVGRIQGHSDIAPQRKTDPGPAFDWPRYRQALQHNEDKA
- a CDS encoding TatD family hydrolase, with product MRLIDTHTHLDFPDFDADRPRLLANATARGVARMVVLGVYQANFQRVWDLACADQRLFAALGLHPIYLDQHRPQHLAQLREWLERLHGDPRLCAVGEFGLDYYLEDLDKARQQDLFEAQLQMACDFQLPALLHVRRSHAQVIATLKRYQPVRAGVIHAFAGSYEEAREYIKLGFRLGLGGAATWPQALRLRKTLARLPLDSVVLETDAPDMAPVMYPGVRNSPEHLPEIAGALAEVMGVEVTALADASSRNACQVFGW
- the cra gene encoding catabolite repressor/activator — translated: MKLSDIARLAGVSVTTASYVINGKAEQQRISNSTVERVRAVVDAHGFTPNPQAAGLRSRHTRTLGFILPDLENPSYARIAKQLEQGARARGYQLLIASSDDQPDSERQLQQLFRARRCDALFVASCLPPEDDSYRELQDKGLPVIAIDRRLDPAHFCSVISDDRDASRQLAASLLSAAPRSIALIGARPELSVSQARAGGFDEALQGYTGEVRRYQGEAFSRECGQHLMQQLIDDLGGLPDALVTTSYVLLQGVFDTLQACPADARQLQLGTFGDNQLLDFLPLPVNAMAQQHGLIAATALELALAAIEEQRYQPGVHAVGRTFKQRITAA